A DNA window from Vibrio cidicii contains the following coding sequences:
- the mobA gene encoding molybdenum cofactor guanylyltransferase MobA yields MLQPTQTTWVILAGGQASRMGGDDKGFIELNHKPLIQHVIEHLAPQTDRIFINANRNQSRYQAFAPVFADHIEGFQGPLGGMHAALNHIDTDWVGFVPCDSPNISSDLVERFCRSVDESSDIWVAHDGLHPQPVFALCHKRILPALTVFLQRGERKMGLFFSQCHARYVDFSDSPQCFVNLNTPQELTQFGNSQP; encoded by the coding sequence ATGCTGCAACCAACACAGACCACGTGGGTCATTCTTGCCGGAGGGCAAGCCTCCCGAATGGGAGGCGATGACAAAGGGTTTATTGAACTTAACCACAAACCGCTGATTCAACATGTTATTGAGCACCTTGCGCCGCAAACCGACCGTATTTTTATCAACGCCAATCGTAACCAATCGCGCTACCAAGCGTTCGCTCCGGTATTTGCGGATCATATTGAAGGATTCCAAGGGCCTCTTGGAGGCATGCATGCCGCGCTCAATCACATAGATACAGACTGGGTCGGCTTTGTTCCTTGTGATAGCCCAAATATCAGTTCCGACTTGGTTGAGCGTTTCTGTAGGTCGGTCGACGAATCCAGCGATATTTGGGTCGCCCACGATGGACTGCATCCACAACCTGTCTTTGCACTTTGCCACAAACGTATACTTCCCGCGTTGACTGTATTTTTACAGCGTGGCGAGCGAAAAATGGGGCTGTTTTTTTCACAATGCCATGCACGATATGTGGACTTCAGTGATTCGCCACAATGTTTTGTGAATCTGAATACGCCGCAAGAACTCACCCAGTTTGGAAACTCGCAGCCATGA
- the mobB gene encoding molybdopterin-guanine dinucleotide biosynthesis protein MobB, translating into MMQRIPLPLLGFAAYSGTGKTTLLEALLPILTEAGLRVGVLKHAHHDFDVDKPGKDSYRLRKAGAAQMLIASHKRFVLMTETPQAEAEFAYLLSRFDHSKLDLLLVEGCKNIAFNKIELHREEVGKPWLYPHDDNIIAIASDANHLETTLPQMNINDLDSIAEFVLHYAREQCRFEERSTGDDSSQEMLAKEICVHRLLSELKPLAESETMPLTDAYGRVLALPILQEGDVIVDSGALLKQTHISSLAALGIKRCQVIRKPPVALLSLDDSASQPCYAVLLGMLHTLGCEVNAHVVDAEKCQQRVEVFEEALNLNEVIILIGSAKSWQHIVRGLNTVIDASDFSMQFVEQKLLFLMDTTLEGLQGYFLSTVAPMLRKLRGERGHLVTGQKARLTQGIKAIQGEVGFYSGSLTVDNIGITQVTPVMHSFESLTSWLTMQSKENINCMIAVPAAVDTLKAGECVTIYPLQGKI; encoded by the coding sequence ATGATGCAAAGAATCCCTCTTCCGTTACTCGGCTTCGCAGCGTATTCCGGCACTGGAAAAACGACCCTGCTTGAAGCGCTACTGCCAATACTTACTGAAGCAGGCTTAAGAGTGGGTGTATTAAAACACGCCCACCATGATTTTGATGTCGATAAGCCCGGTAAAGACAGTTACCGTTTGCGCAAAGCCGGTGCGGCGCAAATGTTGATCGCCTCACACAAGCGTTTTGTTTTGATGACAGAAACGCCGCAAGCAGAAGCTGAGTTTGCTTATTTGCTCAGTCGTTTTGATCACAGCAAACTGGATTTATTGCTGGTCGAGGGATGCAAGAATATCGCCTTTAATAAGATTGAGTTGCACCGCGAGGAAGTCGGTAAACCGTGGTTGTACCCGCACGATGACAACATCATTGCGATTGCATCTGATGCCAATCACTTAGAAACGACCTTGCCGCAAATGAACATCAATGACCTCGACTCGATTGCCGAGTTTGTTCTTCACTACGCGCGCGAGCAATGCCGCTTTGAAGAGCGCTCAACAGGAGATGACTCATCGCAAGAGATGTTGGCAAAAGAGATCTGCGTTCATCGGCTCCTTTCTGAGCTAAAGCCGCTCGCTGAGAGTGAGACCATGCCCCTCACTGATGCTTACGGACGCGTATTGGCGCTGCCTATACTTCAAGAAGGTGATGTTATCGTGGATAGCGGCGCGCTACTGAAGCAGACACATATCTCTTCCCTAGCGGCTTTAGGAATCAAGCGCTGTCAGGTCATACGAAAACCACCTGTCGCGCTGCTGTCGCTGGACGATAGTGCCTCTCAACCTTGTTATGCTGTTCTTCTTGGCATGCTGCATACGCTCGGTTGTGAGGTAAACGCGCACGTTGTGGATGCTGAGAAGTGTCAACAACGAGTAGAAGTCTTTGAAGAGGCGCTAAACCTGAATGAGGTTATCATCCTCATTGGGAGCGCTAAGAGCTGGCAACACATAGTGCGTGGTCTTAATACAGTGATTGACGCCAGTGACTTCTCTATGCAATTCGTTGAGCAAAAACTGCTTTTCTTGATGGATACAACCCTCGAAGGTTTGCAAGGCTATTTTCTTTCAACCGTTGCACCTATGCTGCGTAAACTTCGTGGCGAGCGAGGTCATCTGGTTACCGGACAAAAAGCGCGATTAACTCAAGGGATTAAGGCCATTCAGGGAGAGGTCGGATTTTACTCTGGCTCTTTGACGGTGGATAACATAGGAATCACTCAGGTGACACCGGTGATGCACTCGTTTGAGAGTCTGACCTCTTGGTTAACCATGCAAAGTAAAGAGAATATCAACTGCATGATCGCCGTTCCCGCTGCTGTAGATACATTGAAAGCCGGAGAATGCGTGACAATCTATCCACTTCAAGGCAAAATCTAG
- a CDS encoding tRNA-uridine aminocarboxypropyltransferase, which yields MRLHAFHRLYQYRQSISTKPFQARGCNVVRCRNCQVALEHCLCDVQPDVPTDIACMLIVSDNEVFKPSNTGRLIADVVQETYVYQWNRTEPDHNMLTLLQCDDYQPVIVFPGDYVDQPERLLKQLDSNLLIRESSKHDNRKWLLIFIDGSWREARKIFRRSNYLQNLPVLSIDPDRLSQYQMRRSDNEQHLSTAEVASLVLSQAGETYASQCLQSWFETFRESYLLSKSRAKQNENKPFLAEYLRSFKSETSL from the coding sequence ATGAGATTGCACGCTTTTCATCGTTTATACCAGTACCGTCAGTCCATCTCAACCAAGCCATTTCAAGCGCGAGGATGTAATGTTGTGCGCTGCCGAAATTGCCAAGTCGCCCTTGAGCACTGCTTGTGCGACGTTCAGCCCGATGTACCGACCGATATTGCGTGCATGTTGATCGTTTCTGACAATGAGGTGTTTAAACCAAGCAACACGGGGCGCTTGATTGCTGATGTGGTGCAAGAAACTTACGTTTATCAATGGAACCGCACCGAACCAGACCATAACATGCTCACTTTATTACAGTGTGATGATTATCAGCCTGTGATCGTTTTCCCCGGGGATTATGTTGATCAACCAGAGCGTTTGCTGAAGCAGTTGGATTCCAACCTGTTAATACGTGAGTCGTCCAAGCATGATAACCGCAAATGGCTTCTGATCTTCATTGATGGCAGTTGGCGTGAAGCGAGAAAAATCTTTCGTCGATCCAATTATCTGCAAAATCTGCCTGTGCTCTCCATCGACCCCGATCGTCTGTCTCAATACCAAATGCGCCGCTCAGACAACGAACAGCATCTGTCGACCGCAGAAGTGGCGTCATTAGTACTCAGCCAAGCTGGCGAAACATATGCCAGCCAGTGTCTGCAAAGTTGGTTTGAAACCTTTCGCGAAAGTTACCTGCTGAGTAAAAGCCGTGCCAAACAGAATGAGAACAAACCTTTTCTAGCTGAGTACTTGCGTAGCTTCAAAAGCGAGACATCACTCTAA
- the nagK gene encoding N-acetylglucosamine kinase — translation MYYGFDVGGTKIEFGAFNEKLERVATERVPTPTDDYSLLIDTIVGLVEKYDVQFGCEGKIGLGLPGMEDADDATVLTVNVPAAKGKPLRADLEARIGRSVKIENDANCFALSEAWDEELQDSPSVMGLILGTGFGGGLIYDGKVFSGRNNVAGELGHMRLPIDAWFHLGEKAPLLGCGCGKKGCLDSYLSGRGFELLYAHYYGEEKKAIDIIQANAAGDEKAVEHVERFMELLAICFANIFTANDPHVVALGGGLSNFDLIYDEMPKRVPKYLLSVAKCPKIIKAKHGDSGGVRGAAFLNIKG, via the coding sequence ATGTACTACGGCTTTGATGTCGGTGGCACTAAAATTGAGTTTGGTGCATTTAATGAAAAACTAGAGCGCGTTGCAACGGAGCGTGTGCCTACGCCTACCGACGATTACTCACTGCTGATTGACACCATCGTCGGTCTAGTTGAAAAGTACGATGTGCAGTTCGGCTGCGAAGGTAAAATCGGTTTAGGTCTACCGGGGATGGAAGATGCTGACGATGCAACGGTGTTGACGGTAAATGTCCCTGCAGCAAAAGGCAAACCACTGCGTGCTGATTTAGAGGCGCGTATTGGCCGTAGCGTAAAAATTGAAAACGATGCCAACTGTTTTGCTTTGTCTGAAGCGTGGGATGAAGAGTTGCAAGATTCGCCATCGGTGATGGGGCTTATTCTCGGTACAGGCTTTGGCGGTGGTTTGATCTACGACGGCAAAGTGTTCTCTGGTCGTAACAACGTGGCAGGTGAGCTGGGTCATATGCGCTTGCCGATTGATGCATGGTTCCATCTTGGAGAAAAAGCGCCACTGCTTGGCTGTGGGTGCGGTAAGAAAGGCTGTCTTGATAGCTATCTTTCAGGTCGTGGCTTTGAGCTGCTTTACGCTCACTACTATGGTGAAGAGAAAAAAGCCATCGACATTATTCAAGCAAACGCCGCAGGCGATGAGAAAGCGGTGGAACATGTTGAGCGCTTTATGGAGTTGCTGGCGATCTGCTTTGCCAATATCTTTACTGCAAACGATCCGCACGTGGTTGCACTGGGCGGCGGTCTGTCTAACTTTGATCTCATTTACGACGAGATGCCAAAACGCGTGCCTAAGTATTTGTTGTCTGTGGCGAAATGTCCGAAGATCATCAAAGCAAAACATGGTGATTCAGGCGGTGTTCGTGGCGCAGCCTTCTTAAATATCAAAGGATAA
- a CDS encoding DUF2960 family protein, producing MVRTLIYIYKGVEKTLPFSYEKHRNIHEAVAEAEGIDISAYLKMEQQLEAISDTKSVRNYRDNHFKKLGFELITLKQKDNLGVGKKKRD from the coding sequence ATGGTTCGCACTCTAATTTACATCTATAAAGGCGTTGAGAAAACGCTGCCTTTTTCATACGAAAAGCATCGTAATATTCATGAAGCGGTTGCAGAAGCGGAAGGCATCGACATCTCGGCATATTTAAAAATGGAGCAGCAGCTCGAAGCGATTTCAGATACCAAGTCGGTGCGCAATTATCGCGATAATCACTTTAAGAAGTTAGGATTTGAGTTGATTACGCTCAAGCAGAAAGACAACTTGGGCGTAGGTAAAAAGAAGCGCGACTGA
- the cobB gene encoding Sir2 family NAD+-dependent deacetylase, with the protein MNFPYRNIVVLTGAGISAESGIQTFRAQDGLWENHHIEDVATPEGFAKNPDLVQEFYNQRRRKLQGEHIEPNPAHKALGRLEQELDGKVTIITQNIDNLHERGGSKNIIHMHGELLKSRCSVSNQVIEQSGDILTGDLCHCCQMPAQMRPHIVWFGEMPLRMGDIYAALEEADLFISIGTSGVVYPAAGFVHDAKMHGAHTIEINLEPSALESEFAEKRYGKASVEVPRLVEELLAHTDSQAAV; encoded by the coding sequence ATGAATTTCCCATACCGAAACATTGTTGTATTAACGGGTGCTGGAATCTCTGCTGAGTCAGGCATTCAGACTTTTAGAGCACAAGATGGCCTTTGGGAAAACCACCACATTGAAGATGTCGCCACCCCAGAGGGCTTTGCTAAAAATCCGGATCTAGTCCAAGAGTTCTATAACCAGCGCCGACGTAAACTGCAGGGCGAGCATATTGAACCCAATCCAGCGCATAAGGCGCTGGGGCGTTTGGAACAAGAGTTGGATGGCAAGGTTACTATCATTACTCAGAACATTGATAATCTGCACGAACGTGGCGGAAGCAAAAATATCATCCATATGCACGGCGAGCTACTCAAAAGTCGTTGCAGTGTCTCGAATCAGGTGATTGAGCAGAGTGGAGACATTCTTACAGGAGATTTATGTCATTGCTGCCAAATGCCAGCTCAAATGAGGCCACACATTGTCTGGTTTGGTGAAATGCCGCTCAGAATGGGGGATATCTATGCCGCGCTTGAAGAGGCTGACCTGTTTATATCTATCGGTACCTCGGGAGTGGTTTATCCCGCTGCTGGATTTGTACATGATGCGAAAATGCATGGTGCGCATACCATAGAAATCAACCTGGAGCCGAGTGCACTGGAGAGTGAGTTTGCCGAAAAACGCTATGGTAAGGCGAGTGTTGAAGTTCCACGCTTGGTAGAAGAGTTGTTAGCCCATACCGACTCTCAAGCAGCGGTTTGA
- a CDS encoding extracellular solute-binding protein translates to MKKALYTGALCAATFLSTPSFAADQELYFYNWSEYIPSEVLEDFTKETGIKVIYSTYESNESMYAKLKTQGGGYDLVVPSTYFVSKMRKEGMLQKVDKAKLSHFAELDSNYLDKPFDPGNDFSIPYIWGATGIGINVDMLSKNSVKNWGDLWDTQWEGQLMLMDDAREVFHIALSKLGYSPNTTDAKEIHAAFKELKKLIPNVLVFNSDFPANPYLAGEVSLGMLWNGSAYMARQEGAKIEIIWPEKGTIFWMDSLAIPAQAKNVDAAHKMIDFLLRPENAAKIAMEIGYPTPVKSAYPLLPKAFANDPNIFPPQSVMDNGVWQDEVGEASVLYDEYFQKLKVDN, encoded by the coding sequence ATGAAAAAAGCACTGTATACCGGCGCATTGTGTGCTGCTACTTTCTTATCGACCCCTTCTTTTGCCGCAGATCAGGAACTCTATTTCTATAATTGGTCTGAATATATACCAAGTGAAGTGTTGGAAGATTTTACCAAAGAAACGGGTATCAAAGTCATCTATTCGACATACGAATCCAATGAGAGTATGTACGCAAAACTGAAGACTCAGGGTGGTGGTTACGATTTGGTGGTCCCTTCAACCTACTTCGTCTCCAAAATGCGCAAAGAAGGTATGTTACAGAAAGTCGACAAAGCCAAACTCTCCCACTTTGCTGAACTCGATAGCAACTATTTGGATAAGCCTTTTGACCCCGGTAACGACTTCTCTATTCCTTATATTTGGGGCGCAACGGGCATTGGCATCAATGTGGATATGCTTTCCAAAAACTCAGTGAAAAATTGGGGCGATCTTTGGGATACCCAATGGGAAGGCCAACTGATGTTGATGGACGATGCTCGCGAGGTCTTCCACATCGCGCTCTCTAAACTGGGTTATTCACCGAACACCACGGATGCGAAAGAGATTCACGCGGCTTTTAAGGAATTAAAGAAACTCATTCCTAATGTGCTGGTCTTCAACTCAGATTTTCCAGCAAACCCCTATTTAGCTGGTGAAGTGTCTCTGGGTATGTTGTGGAACGGATCAGCCTATATGGCTCGCCAAGAAGGTGCCAAGATTGAGATCATCTGGCCGGAAAAAGGGACCATTTTTTGGATGGATAGCCTAGCCATTCCAGCACAAGCAAAGAATGTTGATGCCGCCCATAAAATGATCGATTTCCTTCTGCGTCCTGAAAATGCAGCGAAAATTGCGATGGAAATTGGTTATCCGACGCCAGTGAAAAGCGCTTACCCTCTGCTACCTAAAGCGTTTGCTAACGATCCAAACATCTTCCCACCACAATCTGTGATGGATAATGGGGTTTGGCAAGATGAAGTCGGTGAAGCCAGCGTGTTATACGATGAGTACTTCCAAAAATTGAAAGTGGATAACTAG
- a CDS encoding ABC-F family ATPase, with protein sequence MISTANITQQFGAKPLFENISVKFGEGNRYGLIGANGCGKSTFMKILSGELEPSAGNVSYDPNERVAKLNQNQFAYEEFTVIDTVIMGHKELWKVKQERDRIYSLPEMSEEDGMKVADLEVEFAEMDGYMAEAKAGELLLAVGIPMEQHFGLMSEVAPGWKLRVLLAQVLFADPDIMLLDEPTNNLDIDTIRWLEDTLNERNCTMIIISHDRHFLNSVCTHMADLDYGELRVYPGNYDEYMTAATQARERLLADNAKKKAQIAELQTFVARFSANASKAKQATSRAKQIDKIKLDEVKASSRQNPFIRFEQSKELFRNALEVENLSQGFDQDLFAGFNAIFEVGERVAIIGENGVGKTTLLNTLAGVLEPRTGSYKWSENSNIGYYAQDHAHEFAEDMNLMEWMGQWRQEGDDEQVVRSFLGRMLFGQDDIKKSVKVLSGGEQGRMLLGKIMMHKPNMLLMDEPTNHMDMESIESLNNALEQYKGTLFFVSHDRVFVDSLATRIIEIRNGKITDFKGTYAEFLKSRGVD encoded by the coding sequence TTGATTTCTACAGCAAACATCACTCAACAATTTGGCGCTAAGCCACTGTTTGAAAACATCTCGGTTAAATTTGGCGAGGGCAACCGCTATGGTTTAATCGGCGCAAATGGTTGTGGTAAATCAACCTTTATGAAAATCCTTAGCGGTGAGCTGGAACCCAGTGCCGGAAACGTGAGCTACGATCCGAATGAACGTGTTGCCAAACTGAACCAGAACCAATTTGCTTATGAAGAGTTTACGGTTATTGATACCGTGATCATGGGCCACAAAGAACTTTGGAAAGTTAAGCAAGAACGTGACCGCATTTACTCGTTACCGGAAATGAGTGAAGAAGATGGGATGAAAGTGGCTGACCTTGAGGTTGAGTTTGCCGAAATGGACGGCTACATGGCCGAAGCAAAAGCGGGGGAGCTGCTTTTGGCGGTAGGTATCCCGATGGAGCAGCACTTTGGTTTAATGAGCGAGGTGGCACCAGGTTGGAAACTACGTGTTCTTTTGGCGCAAGTGCTGTTTGCTGATCCAGATATCATGCTATTGGACGAACCCACCAACAACTTGGACATTGATACCATCCGTTGGCTAGAAGACACGCTCAACGAGCGCAACTGCACCATGATTATCATTTCGCATGACCGTCACTTCCTGAATTCGGTGTGCACTCACATGGCCGATCTGGACTATGGTGAGCTTCGTGTTTATCCAGGCAACTACGATGAATACATGACCGCAGCCACTCAAGCACGCGAGCGTTTATTAGCCGACAATGCGAAGAAGAAAGCACAAATTGCCGAACTGCAAACCTTCGTAGCGCGCTTCTCGGCCAACGCGTCAAAAGCAAAGCAGGCAACTTCTCGCGCTAAGCAGATTGATAAGATCAAACTGGATGAAGTGAAAGCTTCAAGCCGTCAAAACCCATTTATTCGCTTTGAGCAATCGAAAGAGCTGTTCCGTAACGCACTGGAAGTTGAAAACCTGAGCCAAGGTTTTGATCAAGACCTTTTTGCTGGCTTCAATGCCATTTTTGAGGTAGGTGAGCGTGTTGCCATTATCGGTGAAAACGGTGTCGGTAAAACAACCTTACTCAACACACTGGCAGGCGTGCTAGAGCCTCGTACAGGCAGCTACAAATGGTCTGAAAACTCAAACATTGGTTACTACGCACAAGACCACGCGCACGAGTTTGCTGAAGACATGAACCTAATGGAGTGGATGGGGCAGTGGCGTCAGGAAGGCGACGATGAACAAGTGGTACGTAGCTTCCTTGGTCGCATGCTGTTTGGCCAAGACGACATTAAGAAATCCGTAAAAGTGCTTTCCGGTGGTGAGCAGGGGCGTATGCTTCTCGGTAAGATCATGATGCACAAACCTAACATGTTGCTGATGGACGAACCGACCAACCACATGGACATGGAATCGATCGAATCACTCAACAATGCGCTGGAGCAGTATAAAGGTACGTTGTTCTTCGTATCACATGACCGCGTCTTTGTTGACTCTCTAGCCACGCGGATTATCGAGATCCGCAATGGCAAGATAACCGATTTCAAAGGTACTTACGCCGAGTTCCTAAAATCTCGCGGTGTCGACTAA